A genome region from Ralstonia solanacearum K60 includes the following:
- the argH gene encoding argininosuccinate lyase, translating into MTSQLAKKAEAWSARFNEPVSDLVKRYTASVFFDKRLALFDIQGSLAHAAMLAKQGIIAEADRAAIERGMAQIRQEIESGAFEWKLDLEDVHLNIEARLTALAGDAGKRLHTGRSRNDQVATDIRLWLRSEIDNIVGLLKALRGALLDLAEQHAGTIVPGFTHLQVAQPVTLGHHLLAYVEMFTRDTERMLDARRRVNRLPLGAAALAGTSYPIDREFVAQQLGFDGVCRNSLDAVSDRDFAIEFCAAAALVMTHISRFSEELVLWMSPRVGFIDIADRFCTGSSIMPQKKNPDVPELARGKTGRVNGHLIGLLTLMKGQPLAYNKDNQEDKEPLFDTVDTVADTLRIFADMVPGITVKADAMRAAALQGYATATDLADYLVKRGLPFRDAHEAVAHAVRACDDLRCDLADLSVAQLREISGLGDKADLISDDVHAMLTLEGSVASRNHIGGTAPEQVKLAIAAARAALAA; encoded by the coding sequence ATGACCTCCCAACTCGCCAAGAAGGCCGAAGCGTGGTCCGCCCGCTTTAACGAGCCGGTGTCCGACCTCGTCAAGCGCTATACCGCGTCGGTGTTCTTCGACAAGCGCCTAGCGCTCTTCGACATCCAGGGCTCCCTCGCGCACGCGGCCATGCTTGCCAAGCAGGGCATCATCGCCGAGGCCGACCGCGCCGCCATCGAGCGCGGCATGGCGCAGATCCGCCAGGAGATCGAATCCGGCGCGTTCGAGTGGAAGCTGGACCTGGAAGACGTGCACCTGAACATCGAGGCGCGCCTGACCGCGCTGGCGGGCGACGCCGGCAAGCGCCTGCACACCGGCCGCTCGCGCAACGACCAGGTCGCCACCGACATCCGCCTGTGGCTGCGCAGCGAGATCGACAACATCGTCGGCCTGCTCAAGGCGCTGCGCGGCGCGCTGCTGGACCTGGCCGAACAGCATGCCGGCACCATCGTCCCCGGCTTCACGCACCTGCAGGTAGCCCAGCCCGTGACCCTCGGCCACCACCTGCTGGCCTATGTGGAAATGTTCACGCGCGACACCGAGCGCATGCTCGACGCTCGCCGCCGCGTGAACCGCCTGCCGCTGGGCGCCGCCGCGCTGGCCGGCACGAGCTACCCGATCGACCGCGAATTCGTCGCCCAGCAACTGGGCTTCGACGGCGTGTGCCGCAACTCGCTCGATGCGGTGTCCGACCGCGACTTCGCCATCGAATTCTGCGCGGCCGCCGCGCTGGTGATGACGCACATCTCGCGCTTCTCCGAAGAACTGGTGCTGTGGATGAGCCCACGCGTCGGCTTCATCGACATCGCCGACCGCTTCTGCACCGGCAGCTCGATCATGCCGCAGAAGAAGAACCCCGACGTGCCCGAACTGGCACGCGGCAAGACCGGCCGCGTCAACGGCCACCTGATCGGCCTGCTCACGCTGATGAAGGGCCAGCCGCTGGCCTACAACAAGGACAACCAGGAAGACAAGGAGCCGCTGTTCGACACGGTCGACACCGTGGCCGACACGCTGCGCATCTTCGCCGACATGGTGCCCGGCATCACGGTCAAGGCCGACGCCATGCGCGCCGCCGCGCTGCAGGGCTACGCCACCGCCACCGACCTGGCCGACTACCTGGTCAAGCGCGGCCTGCCCTTCCGCGACGCGCACGAAGCCGTGGCCCACGCCGTGCGCGCCTGCGACGACCTGCGCTGCGACCTGGCCGACCTGTCGGTGGCGCAACTGCGCGAGATCAGCGGCCTGGGCGACAAGGCGGACCTGATCAGCGACGACGTGCACGCCATGCTGACGCTGGAGGGCTCGGTGGCATCGCGCAACCATATCGGCGGGACGGCGCCGGAGCAGGTGAAGCTGGCGATTGCCGCTGCGCGTGCCGCGCTGGCGGCCTGA